The Candidatus Sysuiplasma acidicola genome includes a window with the following:
- a CDS encoding site-specific DNA-methyltransferase, with protein MLGIGLDVIYRSVRNGTLLSSRSASGQHRFNITDVEAFDTSELQHPKGNETSNRTRMRRSYSLRVKGTLQRIIASDSRAMSKIADGSVNLAITSPPYFDTKMYSGEGTVDGDLGNVHDLDEWLFRIGMVWAEVFRVLQPGRKFFLNIMNLPLRTGGSFRTLNLAGKSIDLCEAVGFVFRRDIVWQKTNSVRAHFGTYPYPGGILINNAHEFILEFEKPAPRGYRKYSHVGSAEKEKSILDKDFWIALKKSDVWLMNPERSGTGRKHVAPFSIELPSRLVKAYSYVGETVLDPFAGSGTTLAASAMLGRNGIGYDINPSFVRQAYERLLLMRS; from the coding sequence ATGCTGGGCATTGGCCTCGATGTCATATATCGCTCCGTAAGAAACGGAACGCTCCTCAGCTCGAGGTCGGCTAGCGGCCAGCACAGATTCAATATCACGGACGTTGAAGCGTTCGACACGTCCGAGCTGCAGCATCCAAAAGGCAACGAGACATCAAACAGAACGCGCATGCGCAGAAGTTATTCGCTCAGAGTGAAGGGTACTCTGCAGCGGATAATCGCGTCAGATTCACGGGCAATGTCTAAGATTGCGGACGGAAGTGTGAATCTTGCGATAACGTCTCCGCCCTACTTTGACACAAAGATGTATTCAGGAGAGGGGACGGTGGACGGGGATCTGGGCAATGTTCACGATCTTGACGAATGGCTCTTCCGGATCGGAATGGTCTGGGCTGAGGTATTCCGTGTGCTACAGCCGGGAAGAAAATTCTTTCTCAATATCATGAATCTTCCCCTGCGTACCGGTGGAAGTTTCAGGACGCTGAATCTTGCGGGTAAGAGCATAGATTTGTGCGAAGCGGTTGGCTTTGTCTTCAGGCGGGACATTGTCTGGCAGAAGACCAACTCCGTGAGGGCCCATTTCGGCACATACCCCTATCCCGGCGGCATACTCATCAACAACGCACACGAGTTTATCCTGGAATTTGAGAAACCCGCGCCCAGAGGGTACAGGAAATATTCGCATGTCGGCAGCGCTGAAAAGGAGAAATCGATACTGGACAAGGATTTCTGGATAGCATTGAAAAAGAGTGACGTATGGCTTATGAACCCCGAACGCAGCGGGACGGGCCGCAAGCATGTTGCGCCGTTTTCAATCGAACTGCCGTCCAGACTCGTGAAGGCCTACAGCTACGTCGGCGAAACTGTTCTTGACCCGTTCGCCGGTTCCGGCACTACGCTGGCAGCTTCGGCCATGCTCGGAAGAAACGGCATAGGTTATGACATAAATCCTTCATTTGTCCGTCAGGCCTATGAGCGTCTTCTGCTTATGCGCAGCTGA
- a CDS encoding ACT domain-containing protein, whose amino-acid sequence MKYMWEEIVREFGLFPSQSKVARAMLRLGLSVKEKKIYCGDIRLSDVAVARALGVDRRVVRATAETIHSNGELSKFFSFLRPLANLKDAAPQLGWSTIEISTANADQPGILADVSRIIADAGISIRQAIVEDPDFTEHPKLYVVTASEVPADLIPLLKRAKGVSELTLR is encoded by the coding sequence ATGAAATACATGTGGGAAGAAATTGTCAGAGAATTCGGTCTCTTTCCCAGCCAGTCGAAGGTTGCGAGGGCCATGCTGCGTCTCGGGCTGAGCGTGAAGGAGAAGAAAATTTACTGCGGGGACATAAGACTCAGCGATGTTGCCGTAGCGAGAGCACTCGGTGTAGACCGAAGAGTCGTGCGTGCGACTGCAGAAACAATACACTCGAATGGCGAACTTTCGAAATTCTTCAGCTTCCTCCGGCCCTTGGCGAATCTCAAGGACGCGGCTCCTCAGCTGGGGTGGAGCACTATTGAGATTTCGACAGCCAATGCGGATCAGCCGGGCATACTGGCGGATGTTTCGAGAATCATTGCGGATGCAGGCATAAGCATAAGACAGGCAATTGTGGAGGACCCTGATTTCACGGAACATCCGAAGCTTTATGTTGTCACTGCCTCGGAAGTACCGGCGGATCTAATACCTCTCCTGAAGAGAGCAAAAGGCGTCAGCGAACTCACGCTGAGATAA
- a CDS encoding DUF4382 domain-containing protein: protein MERKVDGVMSAPLAAKKESAIRASQVIEQYRSSKLVQECPYMGKKIELCDIDMNKSSKIVAAVIVALLAVGGTAYYVFGSGGSLNIQVKDPLPSGWSALYINVSSVSIHNSTGGSGGGYLKSFSTPVSVNLANATSKSLFLTSLKLPNGHYQMIRLTITGAYGVYSGKTYKISLVSSSVDVAGQFTISSGSTTTVTLDFNSTQAVHGDPASGFTMTPVVAETVG from the coding sequence ATGGAACGAAAGGTCGACGGTGTCATGTCCGCTCCGCTTGCTGCAAAAAAAGAGTCTGCGATCCGGGCGTCGCAGGTAATAGAGCAATATCGCAGTTCGAAGCTTGTACAAGAATGTCCTTATATGGGAAAGAAAATCGAACTATGCGATATTGATATGAATAAGAGTTCGAAAATAGTTGCTGCAGTCATCGTTGCACTGCTCGCGGTGGGCGGAACTGCCTACTACGTGTTCGGCAGCGGAGGCAGCCTGAACATACAGGTGAAGGATCCACTGCCTTCGGGCTGGAGTGCGCTGTACATCAACGTCAGTTCTGTGTCGATACACAACTCAACAGGCGGAAGCGGCGGCGGATATTTGAAAAGCTTTTCGACACCTGTTTCTGTCAACCTGGCAAATGCGACCAGTAAATCTTTGTTCCTCACGAGCCTGAAACTGCCGAACGGACACTATCAGATGATCAGGCTGACCATCACAGGAGCCTATGGAGTGTACAGCGGCAAAACATACAAGATATCGCTTGTGAGCTCCTCAGTCGACGTTGCGGGTCAGTTCACGATATCGTCCGGCTCGACGACAACGGTGACACTTGACTTCAACAGCACCCAGGCTGTGCACGGAGATCCGGCTTCCGGCTTCACGATGACACCGGTTGTGGCTGAAACAGTTGGCTGA
- the glyS gene encoding glycine--tRNA ligase has translation MISKTVTAGTTDKLSSMLKRRGFVWPSFEIYGGQAGFYDYGPLGLLLRENIKEVWRRFYKAEGFFEIDTPCINPEAVFRASGHLKSFSDVMVECKVCHDTFRADHLVSADVEAPSSGALMEMIQSKKVKCPRCGAADFTEPVHFNLMFETHIGPSNGRSAYLRPETPQGIFINFQNLSRFYREKLPFGVLQTGKAFRNEISPRQGLLRLREFNIMEAEIFLDPEEKKWHSTGPVTKRKVQFLSREGKTFSLSFREAVNRGLVLSDAQAYFMNVTFNFATAIGLDPERLRFRQHRKDELAHYALDCWDLEALLSSGWTEVTGIADRGDYDLKSHSSTSGAELSHFRKDGSVHTKRNIRVKADRAKLGPLFRKDAGAIAEKLEAMDVAAVRGRESIQVELGDRSVSVSSTCYSIEEREEKVSGRRIVPHVIEPASGLDRLFFALLEHTFDDSKGNTVLHLPAAIAPVKAAVLPLISDARLEEGAMALYARLKNCGLESYYDDASSIGRRYARMDEAGTPYCITLDNEWKTNGTVTVRDRDTRKQIRVPEASVETVISRLMAGENIEKLGDVVAVNEEEIVNGESDE, from the coding sequence ATGATAAGCAAGACCGTGACCGCCGGCACCACCGATAAACTATCTTCAATGCTGAAGCGCAGGGGATTCGTGTGGCCGTCGTTCGAGATATATGGCGGCCAGGCGGGTTTCTACGATTATGGTCCGCTCGGTCTTCTACTGCGTGAAAACATAAAGGAAGTATGGCGACGTTTTTACAAGGCAGAAGGTTTTTTCGAAATAGACACGCCCTGCATAAATCCGGAAGCGGTATTTCGTGCCTCGGGTCATCTCAAGTCGTTTTCCGACGTAATGGTCGAGTGCAAAGTCTGTCACGATACTTTCAGGGCAGACCATCTGGTCAGTGCGGATGTCGAGGCACCGTCGTCCGGCGCATTGATGGAGATGATTCAATCCAAGAAAGTGAAGTGCCCGCGGTGCGGTGCGGCGGATTTCACCGAGCCGGTGCATTTCAACCTTATGTTCGAGACTCACATAGGACCTTCGAACGGCAGGAGCGCATATCTCCGTCCGGAAACGCCCCAGGGAATATTCATCAATTTCCAGAATCTCAGCCGTTTTTACAGGGAGAAGCTCCCGTTCGGTGTGCTTCAGACAGGCAAGGCCTTCAGAAATGAAATATCCCCAAGGCAGGGACTCCTGCGTTTGAGGGAATTCAATATCATGGAAGCGGAGATATTCCTCGATCCTGAGGAGAAGAAGTGGCACTCCACGGGACCGGTAACAAAGAGGAAGGTACAGTTTCTTTCCAGGGAGGGAAAAACATTCAGCTTATCATTCAGGGAAGCTGTGAACCGTGGACTCGTTCTGAGCGATGCGCAAGCCTATTTCATGAACGTCACATTCAACTTTGCCACTGCTATCGGGCTGGACCCGGAGCGTCTGCGGTTCAGGCAGCACCGGAAGGACGAGCTGGCGCATTACGCCCTTGACTGCTGGGATCTGGAGGCGCTGCTCAGCAGCGGGTGGACCGAGGTTACCGGTATTGCGGACAGGGGCGACTACGACCTTAAATCCCATTCTTCAACTTCAGGAGCGGAATTGAGCCATTTCCGAAAGGATGGCAGCGTCCACACGAAACGGAACATCAGGGTGAAAGCCGACAGGGCAAAACTGGGTCCTCTTTTCAGGAAGGATGCCGGCGCCATAGCGGAAAAGCTCGAGGCAATGGATGTGGCCGCTGTCAGGGGCCGTGAGAGCATACAGGTTGAACTCGGAGACAGAAGCGTCAGTGTTTCCAGCACTTGCTACAGCATTGAGGAGCGGGAGGAAAAAGTCTCGGGCAGAAGGATAGTGCCGCATGTCATTGAGCCGGCCAGCGGACTCGACAGACTCTTCTTTGCGCTGCTCGAACACACATTCGATGACTCGAAGGGAAATACTGTTCTTCATCTGCCCGCCGCTATTGCGCCGGTGAAAGCTGCGGTGCTACCGTTAATTTCCGACGCACGGCTAGAAGAAGGCGCCATGGCTCTGTATGCCAGACTGAAGAACTGCGGCTTGGAATCTTACTATGATGATGCCTCTTCAATCGGCAGAAGGTATGCACGCATGGATGAAGCCGGAACACCTTACTGCATAACGCTGGACAATGAATGGAAAACCAACGGGACTGTTACCGTCAGGGACAGGGACACCAGGAAACAGATCAGGGTGCCTGAAGCATCTGTTGAAACAGTTATATCGCGGCTTATGGCGGGAGAGAACATAGAGAAGCTCGGGGATGTGGTTGCTGTGAATGAGGAAGAAATAGTTAACGGTGAAAGCGATGAATGA
- a CDS encoding CBS domain-containing protein — protein MNEGLFASMTNVSIIAGKLGKLSVGRPQSKWPILFASPEDEVRNVISRMVELDLDEIPVIDRKEVMGIISLKTVVKRKNIPPATKVRSLITKPPELHPWSNVFDLAHAIINTGFRQIPVVEDGRLAGVADRTALIRLVSGVKELRGIKVEEVMSPGAITLHENDYVDKAFETLRSTGIRAVPVINDSGRITSMLLISDLASLVVNGRSRETVGEIAGRANPVEITVGSIARKDFPSLSREDSMEKVFRMMSSEDTGSIPVLENGMPVGVITKYDIAQLVASLQIRESVYVQITGVSDSEILDTMYGEIGKSMKRIENISRPVSLYIHVHEYGSEFGKIKYSLSGKLQTADRLFVAKSFEWDPMRTVQDLLSKLERMVKEMKSIKVSSRKRKKSTRMAQTDEQ, from the coding sequence ATGAATGAAGGCCTTTTTGCATCAATGACAAATGTCAGCATTATTGCGGGAAAACTCGGAAAACTGTCCGTGGGCAGGCCTCAGTCAAAATGGCCGATCCTCTTTGCGTCGCCGGAGGACGAGGTCAGGAATGTTATATCCAGGATGGTTGAACTCGACCTCGACGAAATACCAGTAATTGACAGGAAGGAAGTCATGGGCATAATCTCCCTGAAGACTGTGGTTAAAAGGAAGAACATACCACCTGCTACCAAGGTGCGCTCGCTTATAACCAAGCCTCCGGAACTGCATCCGTGGAGCAACGTCTTCGACCTCGCCCATGCGATCATCAACACGGGTTTCAGGCAGATACCAGTCGTAGAGGACGGCAGACTTGCGGGCGTAGCTGACAGAACCGCGCTGATACGCCTTGTGTCCGGAGTAAAGGAACTGCGAGGCATAAAGGTAGAAGAAGTGATGAGTCCCGGTGCAATCACGCTGCACGAAAATGATTACGTCGACAAGGCATTTGAGACGTTGAGGTCAACGGGTATACGGGCAGTGCCTGTGATCAACGACTCTGGCAGGATAACGTCGATGCTGCTGATATCTGACCTCGCATCACTGGTCGTCAACGGCAGATCCAGGGAAACGGTAGGTGAAATTGCCGGACGGGCAAACCCGGTGGAAATAACCGTAGGCAGCATAGCCAGAAAGGACTTCCCTTCGCTCTCACGCGAAGACAGTATGGAGAAGGTGTTCCGCATGATGTCTTCCGAGGACACAGGCTCTATCCCGGTGCTCGAAAATGGTATGCCTGTCGGCGTGATCACGAAGTATGATATTGCTCAGCTGGTGGCGTCGCTCCAGATACGCGAATCGGTATATGTGCAGATAACCGGCGTATCAGACAGCGAAATACTCGATACAATGTATGGTGAGATTGGTAAGAGCATGAAAAGGATTGAGAACATTTCCCGTCCTGTTTCGCTATATATTCATGTCCACGAGTACGGCAGCGAGTTCGGCAAGATTAAGTATTCATTGAGCGGAAAACTGCAGACTGCTGACAGACTCTTTGTAGCTAAGTCATTTGAATGGGATCCGATGCGCACCGTTCAGGACCTTCTCTCCAAGCTCGAGAGAATGGTGAAGGAAATGAAATCGATCAAGGTGTCCTCCAGGAAAAGAAAGAAGAGTACGCGCATGGCACAGACGGACGAGCAATGA
- the carA gene encoding glutamine-hydrolyzing carbamoyl-phosphate synthase small subunit, producing the protein MKTDATLLLEDGTFFGGRLFGFRKESYGEVVFTTSMTGYEESMSDPSYRGQILVFTYPLIGNYSFNEDDLQSSTAQVRGIVVSENTSVMNGRDSPLEKLLVKSELPGIEVAETRSIVRRVRQKGTMKGLIIPLPPSEVDLDARVSELSRLRNTWEENLVSEVSTRSMIGPLGKGKNIAVLDFGIKRNLIRDLMARFTVHILPYSSSLDDIMSVEPEGLVLSSGPGDPAHPDIAQKSLPVVRKAAEELPVLGVCLGHQIISLAFGAKTFKLKFGHRGINHPVRLGERVYITSHNHGFSVLPDSLDRTPLNPVQWSLNDSTLEGLEHESGKLITTQYHPEGGPGPQDTAFVYEHFRKLVEDGRR; encoded by the coding sequence TTGAAAACCGACGCTACTCTGCTGCTCGAGGATGGAACTTTTTTTGGAGGCAGGCTGTTTGGTTTCCGAAAGGAATCCTATGGCGAAGTTGTTTTCACTACGTCCATGACGGGGTATGAGGAGTCCATGTCAGATCCTTCATATCGCGGGCAGATACTTGTATTCACTTATCCGCTGATTGGCAATTACAGTTTCAACGAGGATGACCTGCAGTCCTCTACGGCTCAGGTACGCGGCATAGTTGTGTCCGAAAACACATCTGTAATGAACGGCCGCGATTCCCCGCTTGAGAAACTTCTGGTGAAGTCCGAACTTCCGGGCATTGAGGTTGCCGAAACAAGGAGCATTGTCAGACGCGTGAGACAGAAAGGGACGATGAAAGGCCTGATAATACCGTTGCCGCCGTCGGAGGTCGACCTCGATGCAAGGGTCTCGGAACTGTCGCGTCTCAGGAACACATGGGAAGAGAATCTGGTTTCAGAGGTTAGTACGCGCAGCATGATCGGACCTCTTGGTAAAGGAAAGAACATTGCAGTGCTGGACTTCGGCATCAAACGGAATCTGATACGGGACCTGATGGCGCGGTTTACCGTGCACATTCTTCCGTATTCATCATCGCTCGATGACATAATGTCCGTGGAGCCGGAGGGTCTCGTGCTCTCCAGCGGACCCGGAGATCCGGCCCATCCGGATATTGCACAGAAGTCCCTGCCGGTCGTAAGGAAGGCGGCCGAAGAACTGCCCGTTCTTGGCGTCTGTCTTGGTCACCAGATCATTTCTCTTGCGTTCGGCGCCAAAACATTCAAACTGAAGTTCGGTCACAGAGGCATAAACCATCCTGTAAGGCTCGGTGAGCGGGTTTACATAACTTCGCATAATCACGGTTTTTCCGTTCTTCCTGACTCGCTTGACAGGACGCCTCTGAATCCCGTCCAGTGGAGCCTTAATGACAGTACCCTCGAGGGTCTTGAACACGAATCCGGGAAGCTCATCACAACACAATATCACCCGGAGGGAGGACCGGGACCGCAGGACACTGCGTTTGTATATGAACACTTCAGGAAACTCGTCGAAGACGGGAGGAGGTGA
- a CDS encoding 3-dehydroquinate synthase II, with the protein MAASKFIWIRADHLHGKERQRFVMDAVELGFTDIVVESGDEALAKGARFHALHISGNELTADGNRIGTFISISSERDMPAESELRPGYLVVDARDWKVIPLENLIALCANRGITLVAVARTKEEALLFLNTLEVGVDGILASVSSRQELSGFAEILSAVTPPCPLESAEILSVRQAGMGDRVCVDTCSMLEEGEGMLVGSQSGVLFLIHSETLKAKYVNARPFRVNAGPVHSYLLLQGGKTGYLSELRAGTEVPAVRIDGRVRNVTVGRVKIERRPLILIEATVRGKECSILLQNAETVNLCTEGEPIPATELKKGDRVLVHVQEGARHFGMSISETIVER; encoded by the coding sequence TTGGCCGCTTCAAAATTCATATGGATAAGGGCGGATCATCTGCACGGGAAGGAACGGCAGAGATTTGTAATGGATGCAGTCGAACTCGGTTTCACCGATATTGTCGTGGAAAGCGGCGACGAGGCACTGGCAAAAGGAGCACGCTTCCACGCCCTTCACATCAGCGGTAACGAGCTGACTGCCGACGGAAACAGGATCGGCACCTTCATCAGCATAAGTTCAGAAAGGGATATGCCAGCGGAGTCGGAACTCCGCCCTGGCTATCTTGTGGTGGACGCAAGGGACTGGAAAGTCATTCCACTGGAGAATCTCATCGCACTCTGTGCGAACAGAGGCATAACACTCGTCGCAGTTGCGCGCACAAAGGAGGAAGCCCTTCTCTTTCTCAATACACTGGAGGTCGGTGTCGACGGAATACTCGCGTCTGTTTCATCCAGGCAGGAACTGTCTGGTTTTGCTGAAATACTGAGCGCAGTAACTCCTCCGTGTCCTCTTGAGAGTGCTGAGATTTTGTCTGTGAGGCAAGCAGGCATGGGTGACAGGGTATGCGTTGATACATGCTCCATGCTTGAGGAAGGGGAAGGGATGCTCGTCGGCTCGCAGTCAGGCGTGCTGTTCCTGATACATTCTGAAACACTGAAGGCAAAGTACGTTAACGCAAGGCCGTTCAGGGTCAATGCCGGACCCGTTCATTCCTATCTGCTCCTGCAGGGCGGAAAGACCGGATATCTCTCCGAGCTCAGGGCCGGAACAGAAGTACCGGCGGTGCGCATTGACGGAAGGGTCCGGAATGTTACTGTCGGCAGGGTCAAGATAGAAAGAAGACCGCTCATACTGATCGAAGCAACAGTGAGGGGAAAAGAATGCAGCATCCTGCTGCAGAATGCCGAAACAGTGAATCTGTGCACCGAGGGGGAGCCGATTCCAGCCACGGAGCTCAAGAAGGGCGATCGCGTTCTTGTGCACGTCCAGGAAGGAGCACGTCACTTCGGCATGAGCATCTCGGAAACGATTGTGGAGAGGTAA
- a CDS encoding glycosyltransferase, which translates to MSAGDVSTQTIGEQVRAREKSQPGISLVKRRFYATVLAIFSALEIGLGVFVVKWNHIYSAALFFVLTFIFIGTSYGLARQIIALTSRYRPLKSLDAAPANRRVALLYATMNDVVPECLGAIRQSYPCDVFVLDDSTNNEARSTVDSISSSMGYRVIRREKRQGFKAGAINNWFREYGSSYDYMVLFDADSYLPPDWVSEALKYAEHGANSNVAVFQGLINIWNLDTEFVRTLAPMSRIGQFVWEEQLANELDAVFCYGHNVMVRMSSLREIGGFVEGYVSEDFATAVRLAENGWHCRFVPLHTYEAMPENVRGFIKRQNKWTRGSMEFFDLSLNSTLSADRKFLLLQTPLGHFTTMLLPIGMILTVYGFTSTDAGTAAFLSAFLSNPLGTFWSVPVLRYLLVVSIFSAIPNILVRLRCGIRYPVYLRARYLSSAVSAISFPYEFKSMLAYLSTGLRTIPVTPKSEAPLTMREIFRLSKYSMTFEIVLVTGIAMFNPLASVFNCTWLIPMLLSPLLIRHYGGYPRGGMTSVSGVSDFSPSSLFPDPVSVHSALSASAWTNNAVTTH; encoded by the coding sequence TTGAGCGCGGGAGACGTGTCGACTCAGACTATCGGTGAACAGGTTCGAGCCCGTGAAAAGTCACAACCGGGCATTTCGCTCGTGAAGAGACGTTTCTACGCCACGGTCTTAGCTATATTTTCGGCACTTGAAATCGGCCTCGGCGTCTTCGTCGTCAAGTGGAATCACATCTATTCCGCAGCGCTGTTCTTCGTTCTGACGTTCATTTTCATAGGCACGTCTTACGGATTGGCGAGGCAGATAATCGCCCTGACCTCGCGTTACAGACCGTTAAAGAGTCTTGATGCGGCTCCGGCGAACAGGAGAGTCGCTCTGCTCTACGCCACGATGAACGACGTCGTGCCCGAGTGTCTAGGCGCTATCCGCCAGTCCTATCCATGCGACGTGTTTGTTCTGGACGACTCAACAAATAACGAAGCCCGATCAACAGTCGATTCGATTTCCTCCTCAATGGGGTACAGGGTCATCAGGAGAGAAAAGAGACAGGGATTCAAGGCCGGAGCCATCAACAACTGGTTCAGAGAGTACGGTTCTTCGTATGATTACATGGTCCTGTTTGATGCCGATTCCTATCTCCCTCCTGACTGGGTATCCGAAGCGCTGAAGTATGCCGAACACGGAGCAAACAGCAATGTCGCCGTCTTTCAGGGGCTGATCAACATCTGGAATCTTGACACGGAATTTGTCAGGACGCTTGCGCCCATGTCCAGGATAGGTCAGTTCGTGTGGGAAGAGCAGCTTGCCAATGAGCTTGATGCTGTCTTCTGCTACGGTCACAACGTGATGGTGAGGATGAGCTCTCTGAGGGAAATAGGTGGTTTCGTAGAAGGGTACGTGTCAGAGGACTTCGCGACAGCGGTAAGACTTGCCGAGAATGGATGGCACTGTCGCTTCGTTCCTCTCCACACCTATGAGGCAATGCCCGAAAATGTGCGCGGTTTCATCAAGCGGCAGAACAAATGGACAAGGGGATCAATGGAATTCTTCGATCTTTCTCTGAATTCAACACTCAGCGCCGATCGTAAGTTCCTGCTTCTTCAGACGCCGCTCGGTCATTTCACCACGATGCTCCTTCCCATTGGCATGATACTCACAGTTTATGGTTTCACATCTACCGATGCCGGAACGGCCGCATTTCTCAGCGCTTTCCTGTCGAATCCGCTAGGCACTTTCTGGTCCGTGCCTGTGCTGCGTTACCTGCTCGTAGTGAGCATTTTTTCCGCGATACCTAACATACTTGTCAGGCTGAGGTGCGGCATCCGCTATCCAGTGTACCTCCGTGCACGATATCTCAGCTCAGCTGTTTCCGCAATCTCTTTTCCCTACGAATTCAAGAGCATGCTTGCATACCTGAGCACGGGTCTGCGCACGATACCTGTTACGCCGAAAAGCGAGGCTCCGCTGACCATGAGGGAGATATTCCGTCTCTCAAAATATTCCATGACCTTTGAGATCGTGCTAGTGACTGGCATAGCCATGTTCAATCCTCTTGCATCGGTATTCAACTGCACGTGGCTCATTCCGATGCTCCTTTCACCTCTTCTGATAAGGCATTACGGTGGATATCCGCGGGGCGGAATGACGAGCGTGTCCGGAGTTTCGGATTTCAGCCCTTCGTCACTCTTTCCCGATCCTGTGAGCGTGCATTCGGCGCTCTCAGCGTCTGCCTGGACAAACAATGCAGTCACAACTCACTGA
- a CDS encoding 2-amino-3,7-dideoxy-D-threo-hept-6-ulosonate synthase, translating into MIGKQIRLERIFDRKTSFALVVPMDHGISEGPLSGITDIRETIDKVSHGGATAIVIHKGLVAYGHRGYGKDVGLIIHISASTKLSPSPNTKVIVTDVEEGIQLGADAISLHVNVGAEGDDVMLADAGEVVRKCRNWGMPLLAMMYPRGKDIKDPYDVEHLKHVARVGAELGADVVKVNYTGSEETFREVVRGCPAPLLIAGGPKLDSDIEVLKMVKGAMNAGARGISIGRNIWQHRDPTAMTGALASIIFNGAEPDEAIKLLG; encoded by the coding sequence ATGATAGGGAAGCAAATCAGGTTAGAGCGCATATTTGACAGGAAGACTTCCTTCGCGCTGGTTGTTCCGATGGACCATGGTATTTCGGAGGGTCCGCTCTCGGGCATAACCGATATAAGGGAGACCATTGATAAAGTTTCGCACGGTGGCGCAACGGCGATCGTGATACACAAAGGCCTCGTGGCATACGGCCACCGCGGGTACGGAAAGGACGTGGGTCTGATCATTCATATATCGGCGAGCACGAAACTTTCGCCGTCGCCAAACACAAAGGTGATTGTCACTGATGTCGAGGAAGGAATACAGCTGGGAGCGGACGCGATTTCCCTTCATGTCAATGTTGGTGCAGAGGGGGATGACGTGATGCTTGCAGATGCAGGCGAAGTCGTGCGAAAGTGCAGGAACTGGGGAATGCCCCTGCTAGCAATGATGTACCCCCGCGGAAAGGACATCAAAGATCCATATGATGTCGAACACCTCAAGCATGTTGCACGAGTGGGTGCAGAACTCGGGGCAGACGTAGTGAAAGTGAATTACACCGGGTCAGAGGAAACCTTCAGGGAGGTTGTCAGGGGATGCCCCGCACCTCTTCTGATTGCAGGCGGACCGAAGCTCGATTCTGATATTGAGGTGCTGAAGATGGTGAAAGGTGCAATGAATGCCGGAGCCAGAGGCATATCCATTGGCAGGAACATATGGCAGCACAGGGATCCGACTGCGATGACAGGTGCCCTCGCATCCATCATATTCAACGGTGCCGAACCGGACGAGGCAATCAAGCTGCTGGGATAA